The window AGCGCGGCCGGCTGTGCCTGCCGAGCCAGCGCGGTGTCGACCACACGGCTAGGTTCGTCAGCGTGACGATCGCTCTTGAAGAGACTTCGGGCAAGGACATCGGTTCGGCGGAGCACACGCGCTCGATCCCGCAGAAGCGGTCGGCGGCGACGATGGTGTTCACCGATGCTGCGGGGCGGGTGTTGTTGTGCGAGCCGACGTACAAGCAGGTCTGGGAAGCCCCCGGCGGCGCCGTCGAGGGCAATGAGTCTCCCCGCGATGGCGCCGTGCGGGAGGTGCATGAGGAACTGGGCTTGGTGGTCGAGCCGGGTCGCCTGGTGGCGGTGGACTACGTCCCGCCGATCGAGGGTCGTACGGAGAGCCTGATCTTCGTGTACGACGGCGGGCACATGGCCGACGAGCAGGTCGCGGCGATCCATCTGGCCGACGAGGAGCTGCGGTCCTGGGCGTGGTGCACGGTCGATCAGGTGCACGAGCGGATGCGTCCCCTGGTCGCTCGCCGCATCGAGGCGGCGCTCGGCGCCATCCGCGATGGCGGCGTGGTGGAGCTGGAGAACGGCTACTCGGTCAGCACGAAGCTGACCGAGTAGCCGTCTTGGTCAGGCGGCGTGCAGCCGTGCCCGTCTGGTAGCCGTGCGAAGGGTGCTCGGATCCGCCGGAGCGATAGTGGCAGGACGTCCCGGTCATCGCCTCGGCGAGCCCGTCCCAGCGCGACAGAGGCGCTCATGGGCCTCACTCTCGCAGAGTGAGGTGATGGGCTGCCCGACCGCGTGCTGGTACCTGGCGTCGTAGGCCCTGGTCCAGACGCCGGCCGCCCATGACCGTTCGAGCTCGTCGGCGCTGAGCTCCCGGCCGTGCGCGTGGCGATACGCATCGAGGAACCGGTCGGTCTCCTCCACAGTTGCCAGGTCGTCCACGTTGACGGTCGAGTACAGCGCGGCAGCGAAGCCGACGAGGACGGCTTCGCTGTCAGCGGTCATGCTGTCCCAGTCGTGGACGACCAGCAACGTGTCTCCGTTCCAGCGCAGGTTGCCGGCAAGCCAGTCGCAGTGGCCGATCACTGCTTCGGACTCGCCGGCTCGCAGCCGGTCGCGAGCGCGGCGCCCGGCCTCGTCGATCCACGCCGGACCGGCCACCCTGTTGAGGTTGAGGTCAGGGTTTTCCTCCGAACGTGGCCATAGTCCGTCCCCGGTGTGGTTCCACGCCGCCCACGACGGTGGCGGGTCGAGCGTGGACATCTCATCCGGCCGGGGGGCCAGCTCGATCAGCCGCGCGAACGCCTCAGCGAAGGCTCTGGCCGCGTCGCCGCTAGGGAGCGGTGTGCCACCGGGGACGTAGGTTTCCGCGGTCGCGATGTCCTGGCCGAAGGCGGCGGTGGCGAGCGGCTGAGGGCATGGATAGCCCGCCTGGAACAAGCGGTGCTGCACCTCGACGCAGGCCGCGATCCGCGGTGAGTCCGGACGCACCTTGAGCACGACCTCCCTGCCGTCAGCCAGCCGCAGCCCGATGACCGCGGACAGGTTTCCGGACCTGAAGATCTCGTCCACTGGCGGGCTGCCTAGATGTTCCCTGCACCACTGGGCGATGCGGGCAGGATCGACGGCGTCGGCGCGGGACGACATCTGGGCATCCTGCCATGCGTCGGGGCGCTCTTACCGAGTCGTCATGTCGGGCAGATTGAGCACCATCTGGGTGTTCTCCTTGACGATGGCGTGCCCGGCGCCGTCGCGTGCAGGGCCCCTGGTGATCGTCAGGGTCGGGAGCTGGTCGCGACGGGTGCCCCAGGTATCGATGTGGTCGACCAGCCTGCTCGCGAGAGCGGTCGCGTGGTTGCCGTATCCGACGGCGCCGAGGCGTGCGTGCCCGGGCGCGACGTCGGTGCGGTCGAACACCATGTACGCCAGGGAGTCACCGTCGACCAGCGCGGGCGTGCGCACGGGTATGGCGGGTCGTTGGACGCCGGCATCCATGGCGTGCTGGGTGATCTCGATGCGGCAGACCCGATCATCCAGTGCGGTGGTGTGGAGCCACATGCCGTCGAAGGGTTCGGTGGTGGCGACCTGTGTGTCGGACCACACCACGACGGGAGCAATGTCGAAGGCGCCGTCGAGCGTGGCGGGCGCGACCGGCTGGTCCTGGTCGTGGTGGAGGCGGATCTGGTCGTCGAGCAGGCTGGTGGTGCGTTCGCCGTGCTGTCCGATGATGGGGACGAATCCGCACAGCTCGAGGCTGTCGGAGGCGAGGGTGTCGCCGTGGCGGTTCAGGGCGGCCGACTGGGTCTGTCCGCGCCAGCGCAGCGGCAGGACGACGCGGCCGCCGTCCTTGAGCTGGTCCCACCAGGCGGGCGGGATGTCCCATAGGCCGACGGCGGCGATGATGCGGTCGTAGGGGCCGTGCTCGGGGGCGCCGAGCAGGCCGTCGCGTTCGATGACGGTGACGTCGTTGTATCCGGTGCGGTTGAGAGCCTTGCGGGCATACAGCGCCACACCGGGGTCGATGTCGACGGTGGTGACGTGCCCTGCCGGGCCGACGAGCTCGGATAGGAGCGCGGCGTTGTATCCGGTGCCGGCGCCGATCTCCAGGATGTTGTCCCCGGGCTGGGCGTCGAGCTGGGTGAGCATCATCGCGACGACGGACGGCACCGACGCCAGGGACAGCGGCAGGGGGCCGTCAGGGTCGTCCTTGATGGAGATCGCGCGGTTGGAGTACGCGGTCTCCAGGTCGATGCCTGGCACGTGCTCGTGGCGGTGCACAGTGCGCAGGGCGGCCTCGATGCGGGCCGGGAGCGGGCGGGTCCGGGTGATGGAGTCGATGAGCTCGTTGCGTAGGTCGTCGGCTGCCGGTGCGGTGTTCACGGGGTGAGGCTCCTTGGTGTGTCGAGCAGGAGACAGGTCTGCCATCCTGCGGGGTCGGAGATGGTCGTGGCGGGCGTCGTTTCCGTGGCAAGGATGACGCCGTCGTGCCCGGTCAGCAGACCACGAGCGTAGGTCGCGGGCTCGTCGTGGACCGTCCGGTCGAACTGTTCCTCGACGTCCGACAGGAGGGCAGGCAGGTCGCTGTCCGGCAGTGCGTCGGCTGCGGCGTGCCGGGCGACGAGGATGACGCCGGCCCACCCGTGGCAGACAGTGGCGTCGGTGATCTGGTCGGGCTGGGCGTGGTCGCTCAGGCAGCCGGCCAGGATCATCTCCGCGTGCCGTTGCAGGTCCTGTTCGTCGGTGGCGCGGGCGGCGAGCTGGAGGGCTCGGGCGATACCAGGTGTGCCGTAGCACCAGGACGGGCGGGTGCGTCGTGCCGCCGGTGGTGGTCCAGCGGTCCACTGGTCCGGGGTGACGTGTGCTGGCCACGCGTGTCCGGCGCCGTCGGGTATGGGTCGTGCCCACCCGGTGAGTAGCGCGCCCGTGTGCCGCAGGGCTTCGAGCTGCCCGGGTACGACGTGTCCGGCGTGGGCAGCCAGTGCGAGCAACGCGACCGGGCCGGCGACGCCGTGCGCGAGCCCGAAGTTGCCGTGCCCACCCAGCATGGCGAGGTCGGGGACGCCGCGCGGGCTGTCGGTGGTCCACCAGCCCGGAACTTCCGCGTCGCCGGTGGACGTGGGCTCGGTCAGGAGACGGGTGAGGTAGGCGAGCCCGCGGTGCAGCAGATCAGGGCTGCTGCCTGTGTGCAGCAGCAGGGCCGTCAGGCCGGTGAGCCCGCTGATGAGGTCGTACTCCCGCATCCGTGGTGGGACACCATCGTCGAGGCGCCGCTCGGCGGCCGTCAGTCGCTGCTCGACGATGCGGGTCACAGCCTGGTCGAGGCGGTCGGCCTGGGCTCGGTAGGCGGGCCGGTCCGCGGTGTGCAGGACGTAGGCGGCGGCGGGCGCTCCGCGGTAGAGGCCGACCTGGTCAGGGTGCGAGGCGATCGGCTTGCGAGCCATCGCCCGCAGTGTGGCGTCGGCACGGTCCCACCGCCCTGTCCGCCGTGCAACGACGACCTCGCGCAAGAGGGTTCCGGCCAGCCCGTCACCGAGGGCGTGCAGCCCGGTCACTGCTCGGTCGTCCGGGCCAGGAGAGACCGGGCGGCCTGAGCGGCGGCGTGTAGGACGACGGTCTCGGAGTCTCGGTCGGGCCCGATGAACCGGTTGTGGTGCATGTGCAGCAGGGACTTCAGGATCCTGGGCGTGCGGGCATCGTCGACGTACAAGCGGTACGCGCGGAGGGCAGCGGTGCGCGCGTCCTCGGGCAGGGTGGCCGTGGCGGCGCGGGCGGTCTGACGGGTCACGTCGTGCTCGCCAGGACCACCGGCTGACGTCCCAGCCAGGGCCTGCAGTCCTTCGGTATCGCCGAGGAATCCCTGGGCGATGTTGATCATCCCGAGCGCGCAGGTCACGCGCCGGTCCCGGTGCGGCGGGTGGGTCAGGGCGTGGCGGACGGCGTCGCTGTCGGCCGCGAACACGGCCTCGGCGACGTCCACGACCGGCCCGGTCCCGTACCGGCCGGTCTCGGGTCGATACGCGTCGTAGACGAGCCGGGAGGCGAGCCCGGCACCACGCAGTTGCGCGAACCACGAGTCGATCGCGCGCCCGATCGTGGCCCGGTCTCCGGTGCCGGCCACCCGGATGCGTAGGTGGTCGTCCTCCTGGGCGTTGCGGTAGCGGACGAACCACATGGGCCGCCCGTCCAGGGCGGCGATGAGCGCGGGCAGGCGGTGCGCGATGACGTGGTTCAGCACGGCCGGGGTGGTGAAGACCTTCGCCTGCACCCACCGGCCGGTATGCGGGGTGGACGCGTCGGTGTTGCGCAGCACGGGAGCGTCCGTCAGGTCCGGATGCGGTTCGGGTGGTCGGGTCGTCACGAGCGGCAGGACCAGGCTATGGGCGTGCCCGATCCATGCGGTCGCCTCGTCCGAGGCAGCCTCAGTGAGGGTGACCTGTCGTTTGCGGCCGAGCTCAGCGTGCAGGAGGCGCACGTGTGCGGGTTCGGTCAGGTCCAGGCGCAGGGTCCGGTCCGCGTCGGACAGGTCCACCACCTGCGGGCACCGCCAGGTCCGCGCCCACGCGAGCAGTGCGTCGTGCCACGCCGGACCAAACCCGCCGGGAAGGTCGCTGGTCGTCAGGGTCCACCGGGCCGTAGACAGGATGGTGCGCCCGTAGCGGACCCGCGGCAGGTACGGCAGGCAGGAGGCGACGGGGCCCCAGTCGAACTCGGTCCACCAGGTGGAAGCGGACCGCCCGACCATCGCGATGAACCGGGCGATCGGCGGCGCCTGCTTCTCCAGCGCCAGGGCGTTCAGCACGACAGGTTCGACGACGCGGCGGCGCGACAGGGACACCAGCAGCAACCGCGATCCCGTGGACATCACGGCGAGGTCGTCCAGGTCGATGACCTCCGGACCGGGGCCGCGGTGCTCACCGACGCTGATCACGTGCGGCAGGTACTGCGGGATGCGGGCGACGTTCTGCGCGTGCGGATACACCGGCGTGAACGACAGTTGCGCCGACAATGCGCCCTCGGTCAGGGTCGGCAGATCCCGGTAGGACGCGGCGAGGTCGCCGTCTTCCAGTAGCTGCGTGAACCGGCCGGTCAGGACACCGGCCGACCATGAGGGCCGAACAGTGAGCGTGAAGTCGCCGGCGTCGACGGCAGAAGTGTCAGGTGCGTGCACACGCACGGAGATCGCCGCGTGCGGCGCGGGCACCTGGTCGGGCAGGGGCGTGCAGGCAAGGCGTTCGACGTCGTCGTCGGTGAGCAGCACCTCGGTGTCGCCGATCGTCGCGGCCTGCGCCAGCCTGGCGAGGTGCTCGTCTCGATCGAGGATCTTCATGGCGGGCTCCGGCCACGGCGAGGCCGGGAAGCCGTGCGGCAACCCGACCCCGGCGGCCAGGTCGACCGCATCCCGCAGGGGAACGAGGACCCCGGCGCCGTACCTGTCCCAGAACGTCGCCTGGTACGCCGCCCACGTCGGACGCCCCTGGGCGTGCCGGGATAGGCGCATCAGCGCGTGCGCGGCTCGTTCGGCCTCGCGCACGACCTTCTCGGACACCCTGATGGTCGCGTCGACTCGGGTGTTGATGCTCAGGCGGACCTTCCCGGAGTCGGCGACCTGGGTCATCTTCTTGTCCAGGATGCTGCGCAGGTGCCGAGCGTCGTCTGGGCTCGCGGTGTTGTGCTCGTCGATGAGCCGCAGCACCTCGCCCAGGTCAGCGACGATCCCGGCCGTCTCCACGTCCAGGTCGCCGACTACCGGACCGAGGGTACGCAGGAGATGGGAGAGCGGGTCCGTGACGGTCATAGCCGGGTGCAGGGACGTGACCAGCACGCCTGCGGCCAGCGCGTCGGCGAACAGGCGCGCCATGCGGTCCGGTGTGCCGCCCGCCCGGGTCAGCGCGTCTACGACGTCCGGGTAAGCGGCGGGGGTCTTGGTCAGGTCGAGCAGACGGTCCAGCGGCCCGGTGACGGGCACGACCCCTGTCTGCCCGCCGGGGCGCGGCACGATCAGGACGTCACCGTGCCGGGTGGCGGTGTCGACAGCCTGGAGGATCAGGTGTGGCAGGACGTCCGGGCGGGACTCGAGCATTGACCGGACGGTCGCGGTCCAGGTCGTGTCGGCGGATGCGTAGGGGCGGTGGTCCGTACCCACCTCGACGCGGGTGGGGCCGAGGGTCGCAGTGGCGACCCCGGCGAACAGGCCGAACGGGATGGCGCGCCCCGTGGCCCGCAGCGCGTACCGAACCACGGAGTCGGTGACCCGCCGCACCGTCCTCGGCTCGGCCTGCCCGGTCAGGACCGCGTCGATGGTGGCAGCCAGCCTGGGCGCGGCGGCACGCACCTGATCGGCGAACGTATCCATCGTCCACGCCTGCCGGAGCCAGGTCAGGGCGGAGGCCTGGTTGTAGGGGTCGGGCCACCAGTGCCCGAGCGCGCCGTGCGGTGTGGTGGCCAGGCGTAGCACGACCGGTCCGCTGTGTCGCATGAGCCTGTTGGGTCGGGACATCTGCCGGGGCCTTCCTCGTTGCGTGCGGTCTGGTGGTGCTGCGCGGGCAGACCCTGGGCCGGCCCGCGCAGCGATCAGTGGCGTGCCTGGGTCAGTCGCTCGTGCAGGACGACGCGCAGGTCGGATCGCAGCCGTCGCTCGTGTCGCAGGCGGTCGGTACGACGACGGGCGCGTCGACGATCTCGAACGACACGGACCAGTCGTCGAGCTCGGGGATGGGTGCGGTGGTGATCGTGGTAGTGGACAAGGTGGTTCTCCTTCCGGTTAGCGCCCAGGGCCGTCCCAGGCGCCCTGTACCGCCCTGGCGGGCGGTGCAGGTCTGTGGGGTCACCGGGTGTTCACGGCGACGGGCGTTGCGATCAGGGCGCGCAGCACGGGCACCAAGCCCTGTTCGTCGATGGAGCCGGTGACGTGGTCCGCAGCAGCGGTGACGACGTCGGAGGCGTGGCCCATGGCGACGGCGTATGCGGCCCACTCGAAGACGGGCAGATCGTTCAGCCCGTCGCCGACCCCGACGGTGAACCGGCGGTCGACGCCCAGGTCCTGCCGGACGAGCTCGAGCGCAGACGCCTTGGACACGCTGCCGGGGGTGACGTCGAGCCAGTCACCGGCGGCGGGAGTCGCGGTCACGCCGAGGCGGCGCAGGTCGCCGACCAGGTCCAAGATCGCGGGGGCACGCAGGATCATGCGTGGAGTGCGGGAGCGGGCGAGCTGGTCGGCCGTCGTGATGCGCTGGGCGCCGTTGACCTCGTCCGGTCCGAACAGGCGCGTCACCCAATAACCCCAACCGATCTCCTCGACGCCGATCTGCGCGCCGAGGAGACTCTTGCGGACCGTCGTGATCGCCGGGCCGACGGCGAACGTGTGCGACTTCGTGACCTCGTATCCGCCTGGCAGGGCCGGGTCGAGACGGGCGGTGACCGCACCGTTGGAACAGACGATGGTGCCGATGGACAGGCCGAGCGCTTGGGCGATCGGCACCGTGCCGACGAGTGACCGACCGGTGGAAAGCACGACGTGGTGCCCCGCGGCGATGACGTCGCGTACCGCTGCGGCGGTCTCGCCGCACACCTCGTGGCTGCCGTTGGGCACGATCGTGCCGTCGATGTCCAGCGCCACAAGGCGGGTCTCAGTGCTCATGCCGTCTCCCTGGGTCGGAGCTTGCTGACGTCGTTCAGACTGCTGGCTGGCGCCGCCGCCCGACCCCGGGGTTCGTGCATCCTTTGCTTGCAGCAGATGCAATTTCCTGTCGCCGACGGGGCGGAACCGGGGCGTTTCGCGCACGGTTGCGGACCCGCGCCGCTACCGTTGGCACGGGCGCAGACCACGCCGGGAGGGGGCCACGGTGGCACGCAGCGCGAAGGCCGAACGTGAACGGCTCCGCGAGACGTGGTTCGCGGCCGGCACATCGATGGCCGAGGTCGCCGGGCTCATGGGCCAGCACTTCGGGGTGCGTCCCCGGACGGCCTGGCGGTACGCGGCTGGATGGGACCAATGGAAGCTGGTACAGCAGTACCGAACGGTCAACCCGGACGCGCGGATCGACGAGAGCCGCATCTCACGCTGGGAATCGTGGCCGTTCGGCGGCTCCCGCCCGAGCCTGGAGGCCCTGGCCGGGCTCGCCCTCACTCTCGGGCACGGCTGCACCCTGGCCGACCTGGTCGACGACGCCGACCGGCAGCACCTGTCCGCCGCAGAGACAGCGGTGATCACCGCCACCAGCGCACCAGGTAGTGAAGGGATGATGGTTCTCGAGAGCCGGTCGACGACGACCGGCTCGGCACAGAAGGGAGAGGACGAGGTGCACCGCCGGGAGATGCTGCGACTGCTGACCGTGGTCGGTGCCGCGGTCCTCCTACCCGCTGGACCTCAGCCCGTTGCTGCCGGTGCACCGATCGGTGAGTTCTCCCGGTTCAACACCCACCTGTGGCAGGTATATGCGCTCGCGCCCGCCAAGGCCGACGTGCTGCCCCTGGTCCGCCGCCAGCTCGCGGTGCTGTCCGACGGGCTGAACCGTTCCCCCGGTCCAGCCGACCGGCAGCAGTTGTGCGCCCTGGCCGGGGACCTGTTCCAGCTCGCCGGCGAGATCTACTTCGACGCAGACGCCTACACCGACGCCGCGCACTGCTACCACCTAGCAGCCCAGGCCAGCCGCGAAGCAGGCGCCCACGACCAGTGGGCCTGCGCCCTGACCCGGCACGCCTACCTGTCGGTCTACGAGAAGAAGTTCACCGACGCCCTGCCCGTCCTGGAGCTAGCGGCCGCTATCGCCACCCGCGGAGACAGCGAGCTGTCCACGCGTCACTGGGTCTCCGCAGTCCAGGGCGAGGTCCACGCCGGCCTCGGTGACCTGGACGCCTGCCGCCGCGCCCTTGACCACGCCCAGGAAGTCGCCGGACTCACCGGCACGATCCACAACGGCGGCTGGCTGCGGTTCGACGGCTCCCGGCTCCCTGAGGAACGTGGTACCTGCTACGTGACTCTGGGCAGCCCAGACCTGGCCGAGGCTGCACTGACCGAAGCGCTCCAGCACGCTACCTCCACTCGGCGCCGCAGCAGCGTCCTGGCCGACCTCGCCATCGTCGGTGCACAACGCCGCGACCTCGACCAGGTCCTGGTCCACGCCGACGCTGCCCTGGCCAACTCCCAGGGCAGCGGCTCGGCGATGATCGCTCGAAAGCTCCTGACTCTGCGCCCCCACCTCGCACCGCTCATGTCGGATCCTCGCGCCCGCGAGCTCGGCGACCGACTTACCGCTCTGACCGCAGCATGACCACGAAGGGAACCCTCTTGGACCACGAGAACGGCCGCATCTTCCGCGAAGCCTGGATTGCTGGCGTCACCAAGCACTACCCCGGCGAACCCAAGTTCGGCTACATCACGCCCTGGGACGACACCCCGGAGTGGGAACGATCCGCCGCATCGGCCGTCCACGACCAGGTCCGAGCCTTCATCGACACCACCGACGGCGCTGCCGGGCGCCTCACTCGCGAGCAGAAGGGCCGGTTCGTCGCCCTGTGCTGGATCGGCCAGATCTACAACCACTTCCCCGACCCCAAGCCCTCCTACGTCGCCGACTGGAACGACATGCCCGCCTGGCAGCAGGAAACCGACGCGGACATCTTCGAGACGATCGAACGCACGCCGTAGGACCGCCAGCGGCCGGCTCAGCGCAGCGGGGACCGGCGGGCGCTGACGCGCTCGCGCTGGAGCTCGTCCTGCCGGCCCTGCCAGCCCTTGAACTTCTCCTGCGCCTCCATCTCGGCCGCGCTGGGCGCCAGACCGACCACCAGGAGCAGCAGGATCGTGCTGAGGGTGACACCGATGATCAGCGGGCCCAGGAGCGCTCCCACGGACACCCCGACGTCCGGCGTGGCGACGGCTCCGCGTACCACCTCCGCCTGCATGGCCGACATGCCCGTGTAGTGCATGCCGGACACCGCGATGCCCATGATGATCGCGGCGCCCGCGCCGGCGGCGATGTTGTGCACCCTCGCGGAGAGCCAGAGCCCGGCGGTCGCGGCGACGACCCCGACGGCCACCGACAGGACGACGGTGGCGGGCGCGTACGTGATCTCGACGCCCACGTGTACGGCGCGCATGCCGAGGTAGTGCATGGCCGAGATGCCGAGGCCGGTGACGATGCCACCCGCGAGCAGCGCGAAGGGGCCGACCCCGGCGGCGCGGACGATGAAGAGGCCGAGGCCCACGACGGCGATGGCGAGCACGCCGCTGGCGATCGTCAGGCCGACGTCGAACCGGGTCTCGGCGCCACGGACGTGGAAGCCGAGCATGGCGACGAAGTGCATGACCCAGATGCCGGTGCCGCCGATGGAGATCGCGCCGAGAGCCAGCCAACCGGTGCTGGCGCTGCCGCGGGCGACGCGGGCACGGGCGGTACAGGTCAGGCCGACGGCGCACCCGGCGCACGAGAGCAGGAACGAGAGCACGGGCGTGACCCAGCCCAGCGCAAAGTGGTCGATCATGGCGAGGCTTCTCCAGCGAGTGCGGGGGGAGTTCGGGGGGACGAGAACCTTTGGCCATTAAAGCGGGCAAATACGGCAACATGCACGGTTTGCACAGGGCGAATTATGCAAAACCAAGGGTGAACTTTTGACACTCTGGATAACCCTTTTTACGTCCGGTTCCCTCTCCGAGAGGTCCGGCACGGGCGGCGTGGCCGGGGTCACATCCACCGTCCGAGAGGCGCGACTCAGGGCCGACAAAGTTAGGTTAGGCTCACCGACGTGACCACCAAGACCGAGGGGCTCGACGTCAAGCCCTCGCGAATTTTCGATGTCGAGGTAGCGCGCGTTACGCGCCTGTGCCCGTCCTTCGTCCGCTTCACCTTCAAGGGTCCGGACCTGGACAAGTTCGCGGACAACGGCCGCGACCAGCGCATCAAGCTCTTCCTCCCGTCCCCCCGCGGCGGCTGGGACGCCCTGCAACGTGACGACCCCGACTGGTACGCCTCGTGGCGTGCGCTCCCGGACGAGCACCGCAACCCGATGCGCACCTACACGGTCCGCACCGTGCGCCAGAACCTGCGCGAGGTCGACGTCGACGTCGTCATGCACGGTGACACCGGGCCGGCCTCACGCTGGGCGCTGACCGCCGCCGCGGGCGACCCGATGGTGATCATGGGCCCCAATGCCGAGTACGACGGCATACACGGCGGCGTCGAGTTCGCCCCGCCGGCGTCCAGCCACGCGCTGCTGCTGGCCGGCGACGAGACCGCGGTGCCGGCCATCGCCGCGATCTGCGAGTCCCTGCCCGACGACGCCGTGGGCGAGGTCTTCCTCGAGGTACCTCACCCGGAGGACGGCTGGAACCTCGGCGCCCCCGAGGGTGTGCGGGTGCACTGGCTGGCGCGTGACGGGCGCGAGCACGGCGACGCGCTGGTCCCGGCCGTGCAGGCCGCGGCGGACCGGCTGCTCGCGATGGGTGTGCGGCCGTCCACGGACAGTGCGCCCGCCCTCACCGCGGCCGGCGTGGACCTGTCGGGCGAGGCGCACGACGTCGACGTCGATGCCGAGATCCTCTGGGAGGTGCCGGTCGACGAGGCGGGCAACCCCCTGGCGCAGGACACCGTGCTGTACGCGTGGCTCGCGGGCGAGGCCGGCGTCATCAAGACGCTGCGCCGCTACCTCGTGAACGAGTGCCAGGTCGACCGCAAGTCCGTGGCGTTCATGGGCTACTGGCGCAAGGGCCGCGCAGAGAACTGAGCTGGTTGTGGGCGTGATCGTTGCGCCAAGAACGGGCAGAGAGCGGCAACGATCGCGCCCACAACCATCAGCTCATCGGCTGTAGGTCGCCGTCAGCGTGGCGCGGCCCAGCAGGTGGAAGTACACGTTGAACGCCACCTGCGCGTTGGTGTTGTCCGGGCCCAGGCCCAGCTCGCCGGGCGCGACGTCCAGGGCGTGCACCGCGAAGATGTACCGGTGCGGGTGGTCACCGGGCGGCGGGCCGGCACCCTCGAACCCCGGGGTGTGGCCGTCGCTGTGGGTGTGGAACGCGCCCGCGGGCAGGCCCGCGCCGTCGGGTGCGCCCGCGCCGGTGTCGAGCGACGTCACGTCGGGCGGCAGGTCCACGACGGTCCAGTGGTGGTAGCCCATCGGCGTCGGCGCGTCGGGGTCGTAGCAGGTCACCACGAACGACCTGGTGCCCTCGGGGAATCCGCTCCACGCCAGGGCGGGGGAGATGTCCTGGTCGTGCGCGGCGTGCGCGTCCGGCATGCGCTCACCGTCGGTCAGGTCGGTGCTGGTCAGCGTGAAGGTAGCGGGCGCCGGGAGCAGCGTGTACGGGTCGGGCGGGTATGGCCGAGTGAAGTCCATGGTCCACACTCTGCCGAACCGCGGCCCCTGGCACCAGCGTGTGGTCGGGTCAGCCCACTCGGAGGAGGTGGCGGAACGCCGTCTGGGCCCGCGCCGGGCTCGGCTCGTCGCCCGTGATGAGGTCCGCGTACGTCAGCGACTCCGACACGCGCACCAGCAGGTAGGCGAGCTCCTCCGGCGTGATGGTGCCGCCGAACGGTGCGTCGCCCAGGTCGCGGACCACCAGCCACTCGACGGTGGCGACGAAACGCTGCTGGATGGGGCTGTCGGCGGTGGTGAGCAGGCGCAGGGAGCGGGCCGGCTCGCGGCGCAGGAACGTACGGAAGTAGTCGGCCACGATGAGGTCGTGCGCGACCGCGGTCAGCAGGTCTGCGAGCCGTTCGGCGCCGGTGAGGTGCTCGGTCGCGTGCTCGGCCTGCACCAGGGTCGGCACGGCGAGCGACCACAGCACCTCGGACAGCAGCGCGTCCCGGTTGCCGACCCAGCGGAACACCGACGTGCGGTCCACGCCGAGGCGCACGG is drawn from Promicromonospora sp. Populi and contains these coding sequences:
- a CDS encoding NUDIX domain-containing protein, producing MTIALEETSGKDIGSAEHTRSIPQKRSAATMVFTDAAGRVLLCEPTYKQVWEAPGGAVEGNESPRDGAVREVHEELGLVVEPGRLVAVDYVPPIEGRTESLIFVYDGGHMADEQVAAIHLADEELRSWAWCTVDQVHERMRPLVARRIEAALGAIRDGGVVELENGYSVSTKLTE
- a CDS encoding phosphotransferase, yielding MSSRADAVDPARIAQWCREHLGSPPVDEIFRSGNLSAVIGLRLADGREVVLKVRPDSPRIAACVEVQHRLFQAGYPCPQPLATAAFGQDIATAETYVPGGTPLPSGDAARAFAEAFARLIELAPRPDEMSTLDPPPSWAAWNHTGDGLWPRSEENPDLNLNRVAGPAWIDEAGRRARDRLRAGESEAVIGHCDWLAGNLRWNGDTLLVVHDWDSMTADSEAVLVGFAAALYSTVNVDDLATVEETDRFLDAYRHAHGRELSADELERSWAAGVWTRAYDARYQHAVGQPITSLCESEAHERLCRAGTGSPRR
- the fxlM gene encoding methyltransferase, FxLD system — protein: MNTAPAADDLRNELIDSITRTRPLPARIEAALRTVHRHEHVPGIDLETAYSNRAISIKDDPDGPLPLSLASVPSVVAMMLTQLDAQPGDNILEIGAGTGYNAALLSELVGPAGHVTTVDIDPGVALYARKALNRTGYNDVTVIERDGLLGAPEHGPYDRIIAAVGLWDIPPAWWDQLKDGGRVVLPLRWRGQTQSAALNRHGDTLASDSLELCGFVPIIGQHGERTTSLLDDQIRLHHDQDQPVAPATLDGAFDIAPVVVWSDTQVATTEPFDGMWLHTTALDDRVCRIEITQHAMDAGVQRPAIPVRTPALVDGDSLAYMVFDRTDVAPGHARLGAVGYGNHATALASRLVDHIDTWGTRRDQLPTLTITRGPARDGAGHAIVKENTQMVLNLPDMTTR
- a CDS encoding lanthionine synthetase LanC family protein gives rise to the protein MTGLHALGDGLAGTLLREVVVARRTGRWDRADATLRAMARKPIASHPDQVGLYRGAPAAAYVLHTADRPAYRAQADRLDQAVTRIVEQRLTAAERRLDDGVPPRMREYDLISGLTGLTALLLHTGSSPDLLHRGLAYLTRLLTEPTSTGDAEVPGWWTTDSPRGVPDLAMLGGHGNFGLAHGVAGPVALLALAAHAGHVVPGQLEALRHTGALLTGWARPIPDGAGHAWPAHVTPDQWTAGPPPAARRTRPSWCYGTPGIARALQLAARATDEQDLQRHAEMILAGCLSDHAQPDQITDATVCHGWAGVILVARHAAADALPDSDLPALLSDVEEQFDRTVHDEPATYARGLLTGHDGVILATETTPATTISDPAGWQTCLLLDTPRSLTP
- a CDS encoding lantibiotic dehydratase, coding for MSRPNRLMRHSGPVVLRLATTPHGALGHWWPDPYNQASALTWLRQAWTMDTFADQVRAAAPRLAATIDAVLTGQAEPRTVRRVTDSVVRYALRATGRAIPFGLFAGVATATLGPTRVEVGTDHRPYASADTTWTATVRSMLESRPDVLPHLILQAVDTATRHGDVLIVPRPGGQTGVVPVTGPLDRLLDLTKTPAAYPDVVDALTRAGGTPDRMARLFADALAAGVLVTSLHPAMTVTDPLSHLLRTLGPVVGDLDVETAGIVADLGEVLRLIDEHNTASPDDARHLRSILDKKMTQVADSGKVRLSINTRVDATIRVSEKVVREAERAAHALMRLSRHAQGRPTWAAYQATFWDRYGAGVLVPLRDAVDLAAGVGLPHGFPASPWPEPAMKILDRDEHLARLAQAATIGDTEVLLTDDDVERLACTPLPDQVPAPHAAISVRVHAPDTSAVDAGDFTLTVRPSWSAGVLTGRFTQLLEDGDLAASYRDLPTLTEGALSAQLSFTPVYPHAQNVARIPQYLPHVISVGEHRGPGPEVIDLDDLAVMSTGSRLLLVSLSRRRVVEPVVLNALALEKQAPPIARFIAMVGRSASTWWTEFDWGPVASCLPYLPRVRYGRTILSTARWTLTTSDLPGGFGPAWHDALLAWARTWRCPQVVDLSDADRTLRLDLTEPAHVRLLHAELGRKRQVTLTEAASDEATAWIGHAHSLVLPLVTTRPPEPHPDLTDAPVLRNTDASTPHTGRWVQAKVFTTPAVLNHVIAHRLPALIAALDGRPMWFVRYRNAQEDDHLRIRVAGTGDRATIGRAIDSWFAQLRGAGLASRLVYDAYRPETGRYGTGPVVDVAEAVFAADSDAVRHALTHPPHRDRRVTCALGMINIAQGFLGDTEGLQALAGTSAGGPGEHDVTRQTARAATATLPEDARTAALRAYRLYVDDARTPRILKSLLHMHHNRFIGPDRDSETVVLHAAAQAARSLLARTTEQ
- the fxlA gene encoding FxLD family lanthipeptide, whose amino-acid sequence is MSTTTITTAPIPELDDWSVSFEIVDAPVVVPTACDTSDGCDPTCASSCTSD